Genomic window (bacterium):
CATAATCCTCTCCATCATTTAATGCGTGTGCTATGGCTTCTTTTTTTGAAGAACTCATTTTTATAGCGTCAGCAGAAGTAGGAACCTTGTCAAGCCAAAGTCTAAACCCTGTTTTACTTGCTTTAGCAAGCCGTGTAAGGTCAGTGGAAAGCCCATCAGAAATATCCATCATAGATGTTACATTCACTCTTTTAATAAGTATTCTGCTCTCTTTAATTCTTGGTACAATATTTAAATGTTTCTTTAAAATGGTACCTCCAAGTTTTCCTGTAACATAAATATTGTCACCAACGCAAGCACCACTTCTAAGTTTAAGATACTTCTTTTCAACTATACCTGCCATTGTAACATCAATAAAAAGAACAGGCGCCTTACTTATATTTCCCCCCACAATATCAAAATTATATAAACTCGACATCTTCTCCATACCTCTTAGGAGAGGCGCAACTATATTTTTTGTCCCATCAGGAAACCCCACAGATACAAGTGCATATAGAGGTGTTCCTCCCATTGCAGATATATCACTAAGATTGA
Coding sequences:
- a CDS encoding thiamine-phosphate kinase, with translation MDEEKIIEFINNNIKIKNKDVILGPGDDTAVLKYDATNYLLLTTDSVVENVHFKRDHATLYQIGKKAMAVNLSDISAMGGTPLYALVSVGFPDGTKNIVAPLLRGMEKMSSLYNFDIVGGNISKAPVLFIDVTMAGIVEKKYLKLRSGACVGDNIYVTGKLGGTILKKHLNIVPRIKESRILIKRVNVTSMMDISDGLSTDLTRLAKASKTGFRLWLDKVPTSADAIKMSSSKKEAIAHALNDGEDYELLFTVPSSCKKDVPAKIGNTIVTCVGVITEERKFEGVYQDEVVKIEPSGFSHF